One segment of Solanum lycopersicum chromosome 1, SLM_r2.1 DNA contains the following:
- the LOC101249204 gene encoding protein ALWAYS EARLY 3 isoform X3 → MAPAKKVRSLSKRQSLTTDISPSKDGNGDNAKKSLQRKKKLSDMLGPQWSEEDLTRFYQAYRKYGKDWKKVSSAVKFRSAEMVEALYTMNRAYLSLPEGTASVAGLIAMMTDHYCNLAASDSEQESNEDAGTSRKFQNRARVKVLPDTSKASEMTSSALAASHGCLTLLKKKRSGGSRPRAVGKRTPRFPVSFSYENPKGEKYFSPSRQSLKLQADDSDDDVKIALVLTEASQRGGSPQVSKTPNRRTDGAMTSPIGTAERKRVKMDMGNVKLLSNEVDGEEGSMEADTGELMRYKNELGESGTVDRTTQKRKRPYGRKLEVDDSGDNHFDDIREACSGTEEGQKLGAARGQLEMEATNEKNSRKRSKKVLFGRDESSAFDALQTLADLSLMMPTAENEDESMIQVKDEIDDHVDESGSLEAIPAHRQRDKRGSMGVKSRWSQPLSKFEVASSTVSKHGRVTPTDANTGPEAKQARKAQKAMSSKARKAEGHLNYDVTESQEAAAKEASKKSTNKGKRSYQVSPKFIKDQEHSSCADPRTERSDSAQSTAQIPVENQVNLPTKVRSRRKMDLKKPLRQKDSKMSDKGLDDTSASFTALCDKAFSLKKKISSCLSNHQVRRWCTYEWFYSAIDYPWFAKREFVEYLYHVGLGHVPRLTRVEWGVIRSSLGKPRRFSEQFLNEEKEKLNQYRESVRSHYTELREGTREGLPTDLARPLSVGQRVIAIHPKTREIHDGNVLTVDHSRCRVQFDRPELGVEFVMDIDCMPLNPFENMPTLLTRHADAVDKFFESSNELKINARANEFMQFPAGDSQENGDISSHFSPPNHPISNLLKQTKVVSAEADMQSKSGVMETTAFQQIAYSKPSAVALIQAKEADVQALAELTRALDKKDAVVSELRRMNDDVLENQKSGDCSLKDSEPFKKQYAAVLIQLNEVNEQVSSALFRLRQRNTYHGSIPLAWPRPVPNFADPSIASTFDRCTNQPQESGFLVNEIIENSKIKSRTMVDAAVQAMLSFTGRDNTTEKIEEAIDYVNDRILLDDSCVPTCIDLLQPPDLKSKNMSDRNEAEIPSELITKCVSTLLMIQKCTERQFPPADVAKVLDSAVASLQPCCSQNFPLYAEIQKCMRIIKNQILALVPT, encoded by the exons ATGGCTCCAGCTAAAAAAGTTAGAAGCTTAAGCAAGAGACAATCTCTTACAACTGACATCTCTCCCAGTAAAGATGGCAATGGGGACAATGCAAAGAAAAGCTTGCAACGG aagaagaaattgtCTGACATGCTTGGTCCCCAGTGGAGTGAGGAAGACCTGACACGCTTCTATCAAGCATACCGTAAGTATGGAAAAGATTGGAAAAAG GTTTCATCTGCAGTGAAATTCCGATCTGCAGAAATGGTGGAAGCTCTCTACACGATGAATAGG GCTTATTTATCTCTTCCAGAGGGGACTGCGTCTGTTGCGGGGCTGATTGCCATGATGACTGATCACTACTGCAACTTG GCAGCAAGCGACAGTGAGCAAGAAAGTAATGAGGATGCTGGAACGTCTCGAAAATTTCAGAATCGTGCACGGGTTAAAGTTCTCCCTGATACATCTAAAGCATCTGAGATGACATCCTCAGCATTAGCAGCTAGTCATGGCTGTTTAACCCTGTTGAAAAAGAAGCGTTCGGGAG GAAGCCGGCCTCGAGCTGTTGGAAAACGAACCCCACGCTTTCCTGTATCTTTTTCTTACGAGAATCCCAAGGGTGAGAAGTATTTTTCTCCAAGTAGGCAAAGTTTGAAACTGCAGGCAGATGATAGTGATGATGATGTGAAGATAGCATTAGTTTTAACAGAAGCTTCACAAAGAGGTGGGTCTCCTCAGGTATCTAAGACACCAAACCGCAGGACGGATGGTGCTATGACCTCACCTATTGGGACTGCTGAAAGAAAG CGTGTTAAAATGGATATGGGCAATGTCAAGCTTCTTAGTAATGAAGTGGATGGAGAAGAGGGAAGCATGGAAGCGGACACTGGTGAGCTGATGCGGTATAAGAATGAGTTGGGGGAAAGTGGAACTGTTGATCGAACAACACAAAAGCGAAAAAGACCTTATGGTAGAAAGTTGGAAGTTGATGATAGTGGTGACAATCATTTTGATGATATCAGAGAGGCATGTAGTGGTACAGAAGaaggtcaaaaattgggtgcgGCAAGGGGTCAACTTGAAATGGAGGCCACAAATGAAAAGAATTCAAGAAAGAGGAGCAAAAAGGTTCTGTTCGGGAGAG ATGAAAGCTCCGCTTTTGATGCTCTACAAACTTTGGCTGATTTGTCTCTAATGATGCCAACGGCAGAAAATGAAGACG AGTCAATGATCCAGGTCAAGGATGAAATTGATGATCATGTCGATGAATCTGGCTCCTTGGAAGCCATTCCAGCACATAGACAAAGAGACAAACGTGGATCGATGGGGGTTAAATCAAGATGGAGTCAACCTTTATCAAAGTTTGAAGTTGCTTCCAGTACGGTATCAAAGCATGGTAGAGTTACACCTACGGATGCTAACACCGGTCCTGAAGCAAAGCAGGCGAGGAAGGCACAGAAAGCAATGTCGTCTAAG GCTCGAAAAGCTGAAGGTCATCTTAACTATGATGTTACTGAATCTCAGGAAGCTGCG GCAAAAGAAGCATCAAAGAAGTCAACCAATAAGGGTAAAAGATCCTATCAGGTCTCGCCTAAATTTATCAAAGATCAGGAGCATTCATCATGTGCAGATCCAAGAACAGAACGAAGTGATTCAGCTCAATCAACTGCCCAGATCCCTGTGGAAAACCAGGTGAATTTGCCTACTAAAGTCAGAAGCAGGCGTAAGATGGACCTGAAAAAACCTCTAAGGCAAAAAGATTCGAAGATGTCTGATAAAGGTTTGGATGATACTAGTGCATCCTTCACTGCACTTTGTGACAAAGCATTCAGTCTTAAG AAAAAGATATCCAGTTGCCTTTCCAACCATCAAGTACGAAGATGGTGTACGTATGAGTGGTTCTACAGTGCAATTGACTACCCTTGGTTTGCCAAAAGGGAATTTGTGGAGTACCTGTATCATGTTGGATTAGGGCATGTTCCAAGGTTAACTCGTGTTGAATGGGGCGTCATAAGAAG TTCTCTTGGAAAACCACGACGATTCTCTGAGCAATTCTTGAATGAAGAAAAGGAGAAACTTAATCAATACCGTGAATCTGTCAGATCACATTATACTGAACTTCGTGAAGGTACCAGGGAAGGGCTACCCACAGATCTTGCTAGGCCTTTGTCGGTAGGGCAACGTGTGATTGCGATCCATCCAAAAACAAGAGAGATACATGATGGAAATGTGCTGACAGTTGATCACTCTAGATGTCGTGTTCAGTTTGACCGACCAGAGCTTGGGGTTGAATTTGTCATG GACATTGATTGCATGCCTCTAAATCCATTTGAAAACATGCCCACATTACTTACAAGGCATGCTGATGCTGTTGATAAGTTTTTTGAGAGCTCTAATGAGCTGAAGATAAATGCACGAGCAAATGAATTTATGCAATTTCCGGCTGGTGACAGCCAAGAGAATGGCGACATTTCCTCTCATTTCTCCCCGCCAAATCATCCCATCAGTAATCTCCTAAAGCAGACAAAG GTGGTTTCAGCAGAAGCTGATATGCAATCTAAATCTGGAGTCATGGAAACGACCGCATTTCAACAGATCGCATATTCAAAGCCTTCTGCTGTCGCTCTGATTCAAGCAAAGGAAGCTGATGTTCAAGCTCTTGCAGAGTTGACTCGTGCACTAGACAAAAAG GATGCAGTTGTTTCAGAGTTGAGGCGCAtgaatgatgatgtcttggaaAACCAAAAGAGCGGCGACTGTTCTCTCAAGGACTCAGAGCCTTTCAAGAAGCAATATGCTGCCGTGCTAATACAGTTAAATGAAGTCAATGAGCAG GTTTCTTCTGCTCTATTTCGCTTGAGGCAGCGGAATACCTATCACGGAAGCATTCCACTTGCTTGGCCAAGGCCAGTTCCAAATTTTGCTGATCCTAGTATTGCGAGCACTTTTGATCGTTGTACAAATCAACCGCAGGAATCAGGATTCCTTGTCAATGAGATAATAGAAAACTCAAAAATCAAATCCCGGACTATGGTAGATGCAGCCGTGCAG GCAATGCTTTCATTTACCGGTAGAGACAACACCACCGAGAAGATTGAGGAGGCTATTGATTATGTGAATGATCGGATTCTACTAGATGATTCTTGCGTGCCAACT tGCATTGATCTGTTGCAGCCACCTGATCTTAAGTCAAAGAATATGTCAGATAGAAATGAAGCAGAAATTCCTTCAGAACTTATCACTAAATGTGTTTCTACTTTGCTTATGATTCAG AAGTGCACGGAACGACAGTTTCCACCCGCTGATGTGGCAAAAGTACTGGATTCTGCTGTAGCAAGCTTACAACCTTGTTGTTCACAGAACTTTCCATTGTATGCTGAAATACAGAAGTGCATGAGAATCATCAAGAACCAAATTCTGGCATTAGTACCAACGTAA
- the LOC101249204 gene encoding protein ALWAYS EARLY 3 isoform X1: MAPAKKVRSLSKRQSLTTDISPSKDGNGDNAKKSLQRKKKLSDMLGPQWSEEDLTRFYQAYRKYGKDWKKVSSAVKFRSAEMVEALYTMNRAYLSLPEGTASVAGLIAMMTDHYCNLAASDSEQESNEDAGTSRKFQNRARVKVLPDTSKASEMTSSALAASHGCLTLLKKKRSGGSRPRAVGKRTPRFPVSFSYENPKGEKYFSPSRQSLKLQADDSDDDVKIALVLTEASQRGGSPQVSKTPNRRTDGAMTSPIGTAERKRVKMDMGNVKLLSNEVDGEEGSMEADTGELMRYKNELGESGTVDRTTQKRKRPYGRKLEVDDSGDNHFDDIREACSGTEEGQKLGAARGQLEMEATNEKNSRKRSKKVLFGRDESSAFDALQTLADLSLMMPTAENEDESMIQVKDEIDDHVDESGSLEAIPAHRQRDKRGSMGVKSRWSQPLSKFEVASSTVSKHGRVTPTDANTGPEAKQARKAQKAMSSKARKAEGHLNYDVTESQEAAAKEASKKSTNKGKRSYQVSPKFIKDQEHSSCADPRTERSDSAQSTAQIPVENQVNLPTKVRSRRKMDLKKPLRQKDSKMSDKGLDDTSASFTALCDKAFSLKKKISSCLSNHQVRRWCTYEWFYSAIDYPWFAKREFVEYLYHVGLGHVPRLTRVEWGVIRSSLGKPRRFSEQFLNEEKEKLNQYRESVRSHYTELREGTREGLPTDLARPLSVGQRVIAIHPKTREIHDGNVLTVDHSRCRVQFDRPELGVEFVMDIDCMPLNPFENMPTLLTRHADAVDKFFESSNELKINARANEFMQFPAGDSQENGDISSHFSPPNHPISNLLKQTKVVSAEADMQSKSGVMETTAFQQIAYSKPSAVALIQAKEADVQALAELTRALDKKDAVVSELRRMNDDVLENQKSGDCSLKDSEPFKKQYAAVLIQLNEVNEQVSSALFRLRQRNTYHGSIPLAWPRPVPNFADPSIASTFDRCTNQPQESGFLVNEIIENSKIKSRTMVDAAVQAMLSFTGRDNTTEKIEEAIDYVNDRILLDDSCVPTPPDLKSKNMSDRNEAEIPSELITKCVSTLLMIQKCTERQFPPADVAKVLDSAVASLQPCCSQNFPLYAEIQKCMRIIKNQILALVPT; this comes from the exons ATGGCTCCAGCTAAAAAAGTTAGAAGCTTAAGCAAGAGACAATCTCTTACAACTGACATCTCTCCCAGTAAAGATGGCAATGGGGACAATGCAAAGAAAAGCTTGCAACGG aagaagaaattgtCTGACATGCTTGGTCCCCAGTGGAGTGAGGAAGACCTGACACGCTTCTATCAAGCATACCGTAAGTATGGAAAAGATTGGAAAAAG GTTTCATCTGCAGTGAAATTCCGATCTGCAGAAATGGTGGAAGCTCTCTACACGATGAATAGG GCTTATTTATCTCTTCCAGAGGGGACTGCGTCTGTTGCGGGGCTGATTGCCATGATGACTGATCACTACTGCAACTTG GCAGCAAGCGACAGTGAGCAAGAAAGTAATGAGGATGCTGGAACGTCTCGAAAATTTCAGAATCGTGCACGGGTTAAAGTTCTCCCTGATACATCTAAAGCATCTGAGATGACATCCTCAGCATTAGCAGCTAGTCATGGCTGTTTAACCCTGTTGAAAAAGAAGCGTTCGGGAG GAAGCCGGCCTCGAGCTGTTGGAAAACGAACCCCACGCTTTCCTGTATCTTTTTCTTACGAGAATCCCAAGGGTGAGAAGTATTTTTCTCCAAGTAGGCAAAGTTTGAAACTGCAGGCAGATGATAGTGATGATGATGTGAAGATAGCATTAGTTTTAACAGAAGCTTCACAAAGAGGTGGGTCTCCTCAGGTATCTAAGACACCAAACCGCAGGACGGATGGTGCTATGACCTCACCTATTGGGACTGCTGAAAGAAAG CGTGTTAAAATGGATATGGGCAATGTCAAGCTTCTTAGTAATGAAGTGGATGGAGAAGAGGGAAGCATGGAAGCGGACACTGGTGAGCTGATGCGGTATAAGAATGAGTTGGGGGAAAGTGGAACTGTTGATCGAACAACACAAAAGCGAAAAAGACCTTATGGTAGAAAGTTGGAAGTTGATGATAGTGGTGACAATCATTTTGATGATATCAGAGAGGCATGTAGTGGTACAGAAGaaggtcaaaaattgggtgcgGCAAGGGGTCAACTTGAAATGGAGGCCACAAATGAAAAGAATTCAAGAAAGAGGAGCAAAAAGGTTCTGTTCGGGAGAG ATGAAAGCTCCGCTTTTGATGCTCTACAAACTTTGGCTGATTTGTCTCTAATGATGCCAACGGCAGAAAATGAAGACG AGTCAATGATCCAGGTCAAGGATGAAATTGATGATCATGTCGATGAATCTGGCTCCTTGGAAGCCATTCCAGCACATAGACAAAGAGACAAACGTGGATCGATGGGGGTTAAATCAAGATGGAGTCAACCTTTATCAAAGTTTGAAGTTGCTTCCAGTACGGTATCAAAGCATGGTAGAGTTACACCTACGGATGCTAACACCGGTCCTGAAGCAAAGCAGGCGAGGAAGGCACAGAAAGCAATGTCGTCTAAG GCTCGAAAAGCTGAAGGTCATCTTAACTATGATGTTACTGAATCTCAGGAAGCTGCG GCAAAAGAAGCATCAAAGAAGTCAACCAATAAGGGTAAAAGATCCTATCAGGTCTCGCCTAAATTTATCAAAGATCAGGAGCATTCATCATGTGCAGATCCAAGAACAGAACGAAGTGATTCAGCTCAATCAACTGCCCAGATCCCTGTGGAAAACCAGGTGAATTTGCCTACTAAAGTCAGAAGCAGGCGTAAGATGGACCTGAAAAAACCTCTAAGGCAAAAAGATTCGAAGATGTCTGATAAAGGTTTGGATGATACTAGTGCATCCTTCACTGCACTTTGTGACAAAGCATTCAGTCTTAAG AAAAAGATATCCAGTTGCCTTTCCAACCATCAAGTACGAAGATGGTGTACGTATGAGTGGTTCTACAGTGCAATTGACTACCCTTGGTTTGCCAAAAGGGAATTTGTGGAGTACCTGTATCATGTTGGATTAGGGCATGTTCCAAGGTTAACTCGTGTTGAATGGGGCGTCATAAGAAG TTCTCTTGGAAAACCACGACGATTCTCTGAGCAATTCTTGAATGAAGAAAAGGAGAAACTTAATCAATACCGTGAATCTGTCAGATCACATTATACTGAACTTCGTGAAGGTACCAGGGAAGGGCTACCCACAGATCTTGCTAGGCCTTTGTCGGTAGGGCAACGTGTGATTGCGATCCATCCAAAAACAAGAGAGATACATGATGGAAATGTGCTGACAGTTGATCACTCTAGATGTCGTGTTCAGTTTGACCGACCAGAGCTTGGGGTTGAATTTGTCATG GACATTGATTGCATGCCTCTAAATCCATTTGAAAACATGCCCACATTACTTACAAGGCATGCTGATGCTGTTGATAAGTTTTTTGAGAGCTCTAATGAGCTGAAGATAAATGCACGAGCAAATGAATTTATGCAATTTCCGGCTGGTGACAGCCAAGAGAATGGCGACATTTCCTCTCATTTCTCCCCGCCAAATCATCCCATCAGTAATCTCCTAAAGCAGACAAAG GTGGTTTCAGCAGAAGCTGATATGCAATCTAAATCTGGAGTCATGGAAACGACCGCATTTCAACAGATCGCATATTCAAAGCCTTCTGCTGTCGCTCTGATTCAAGCAAAGGAAGCTGATGTTCAAGCTCTTGCAGAGTTGACTCGTGCACTAGACAAAAAG GATGCAGTTGTTTCAGAGTTGAGGCGCAtgaatgatgatgtcttggaaAACCAAAAGAGCGGCGACTGTTCTCTCAAGGACTCAGAGCCTTTCAAGAAGCAATATGCTGCCGTGCTAATACAGTTAAATGAAGTCAATGAGCAG GTTTCTTCTGCTCTATTTCGCTTGAGGCAGCGGAATACCTATCACGGAAGCATTCCACTTGCTTGGCCAAGGCCAGTTCCAAATTTTGCTGATCCTAGTATTGCGAGCACTTTTGATCGTTGTACAAATCAACCGCAGGAATCAGGATTCCTTGTCAATGAGATAATAGAAAACTCAAAAATCAAATCCCGGACTATGGTAGATGCAGCCGTGCAG GCAATGCTTTCATTTACCGGTAGAGACAACACCACCGAGAAGATTGAGGAGGCTATTGATTATGTGAATGATCGGATTCTACTAGATGATTCTTGCGTGCCAACT CCACCTGATCTTAAGTCAAAGAATATGTCAGATAGAAATGAAGCAGAAATTCCTTCAGAACTTATCACTAAATGTGTTTCTACTTTGCTTATGATTCAG AAGTGCACGGAACGACAGTTTCCACCCGCTGATGTGGCAAAAGTACTGGATTCTGCTGTAGCAAGCTTACAACCTTGTTGTTCACAGAACTTTCCATTGTATGCTGAAATACAGAAGTGCATGAGAATCATCAAGAACCAAATTCTGGCATTAGTACCAACGTAA
- the LOC101249204 gene encoding protein ALWAYS EARLY 3 isoform X2, which translates to MAPAKKVRSLSKRQSLTTDISPSKDGNGDNAKKSLQRKKKLSDMLGPQWSEEDLTRFYQAYRKYGKDWKKVSSAVKFRSAEMVEALYTMNRAYLSLPEGTASVAGLIAMMTDHYCNLAASDSEQESNEDAGTSRKFQNRARVKVLPDTSKASEMTSSALAASHGCLTLLKKKRSGGSRPRAVGKRTPRFPVSFSYENPKGEKYFSPSRQSLKLQADDSDDDVKIALVLTEASQRGGSPQVSKTPNRRTDGAMTSPIGTAERKLLSNEVDGEEGSMEADTGELMRYKNELGESGTVDRTTQKRKRPYGRKLEVDDSGDNHFDDIREACSGTEEGQKLGAARGQLEMEATNEKNSRKRSKKVLFGRDESSAFDALQTLADLSLMMPTAENEDESMIQVKDEIDDHVDESGSLEAIPAHRQRDKRGSMGVKSRWSQPLSKFEVASSTVSKHGRVTPTDANTGPEAKQARKAQKAMSSKARKAEGHLNYDVTESQEAAAKEASKKSTNKGKRSYQVSPKFIKDQEHSSCADPRTERSDSAQSTAQIPVENQVNLPTKVRSRRKMDLKKPLRQKDSKMSDKGLDDTSASFTALCDKAFSLKKKISSCLSNHQVRRWCTYEWFYSAIDYPWFAKREFVEYLYHVGLGHVPRLTRVEWGVIRSSLGKPRRFSEQFLNEEKEKLNQYRESVRSHYTELREGTREGLPTDLARPLSVGQRVIAIHPKTREIHDGNVLTVDHSRCRVQFDRPELGVEFVMDIDCMPLNPFENMPTLLTRHADAVDKFFESSNELKINARANEFMQFPAGDSQENGDISSHFSPPNHPISNLLKQTKVVSAEADMQSKSGVMETTAFQQIAYSKPSAVALIQAKEADVQALAELTRALDKKDAVVSELRRMNDDVLENQKSGDCSLKDSEPFKKQYAAVLIQLNEVNEQVSSALFRLRQRNTYHGSIPLAWPRPVPNFADPSIASTFDRCTNQPQESGFLVNEIIENSKIKSRTMVDAAVQAMLSFTGRDNTTEKIEEAIDYVNDRILLDDSCVPTCIDLLQPPDLKSKNMSDRNEAEIPSELITKCVSTLLMIQKCTERQFPPADVAKVLDSAVASLQPCCSQNFPLYAEIQKCMRIIKNQILALVPT; encoded by the exons ATGGCTCCAGCTAAAAAAGTTAGAAGCTTAAGCAAGAGACAATCTCTTACAACTGACATCTCTCCCAGTAAAGATGGCAATGGGGACAATGCAAAGAAAAGCTTGCAACGG aagaagaaattgtCTGACATGCTTGGTCCCCAGTGGAGTGAGGAAGACCTGACACGCTTCTATCAAGCATACCGTAAGTATGGAAAAGATTGGAAAAAG GTTTCATCTGCAGTGAAATTCCGATCTGCAGAAATGGTGGAAGCTCTCTACACGATGAATAGG GCTTATTTATCTCTTCCAGAGGGGACTGCGTCTGTTGCGGGGCTGATTGCCATGATGACTGATCACTACTGCAACTTG GCAGCAAGCGACAGTGAGCAAGAAAGTAATGAGGATGCTGGAACGTCTCGAAAATTTCAGAATCGTGCACGGGTTAAAGTTCTCCCTGATACATCTAAAGCATCTGAGATGACATCCTCAGCATTAGCAGCTAGTCATGGCTGTTTAACCCTGTTGAAAAAGAAGCGTTCGGGAG GAAGCCGGCCTCGAGCTGTTGGAAAACGAACCCCACGCTTTCCTGTATCTTTTTCTTACGAGAATCCCAAGGGTGAGAAGTATTTTTCTCCAAGTAGGCAAAGTTTGAAACTGCAGGCAGATGATAGTGATGATGATGTGAAGATAGCATTAGTTTTAACAGAAGCTTCACAAAGAGGTGGGTCTCCTCAGGTATCTAAGACACCAAACCGCAGGACGGATGGTGCTATGACCTCACCTATTGGGACTGCTGAAAGAAAG CTTCTTAGTAATGAAGTGGATGGAGAAGAGGGAAGCATGGAAGCGGACACTGGTGAGCTGATGCGGTATAAGAATGAGTTGGGGGAAAGTGGAACTGTTGATCGAACAACACAAAAGCGAAAAAGACCTTATGGTAGAAAGTTGGAAGTTGATGATAGTGGTGACAATCATTTTGATGATATCAGAGAGGCATGTAGTGGTACAGAAGaaggtcaaaaattgggtgcgGCAAGGGGTCAACTTGAAATGGAGGCCACAAATGAAAAGAATTCAAGAAAGAGGAGCAAAAAGGTTCTGTTCGGGAGAG ATGAAAGCTCCGCTTTTGATGCTCTACAAACTTTGGCTGATTTGTCTCTAATGATGCCAACGGCAGAAAATGAAGACG AGTCAATGATCCAGGTCAAGGATGAAATTGATGATCATGTCGATGAATCTGGCTCCTTGGAAGCCATTCCAGCACATAGACAAAGAGACAAACGTGGATCGATGGGGGTTAAATCAAGATGGAGTCAACCTTTATCAAAGTTTGAAGTTGCTTCCAGTACGGTATCAAAGCATGGTAGAGTTACACCTACGGATGCTAACACCGGTCCTGAAGCAAAGCAGGCGAGGAAGGCACAGAAAGCAATGTCGTCTAAG GCTCGAAAAGCTGAAGGTCATCTTAACTATGATGTTACTGAATCTCAGGAAGCTGCG GCAAAAGAAGCATCAAAGAAGTCAACCAATAAGGGTAAAAGATCCTATCAGGTCTCGCCTAAATTTATCAAAGATCAGGAGCATTCATCATGTGCAGATCCAAGAACAGAACGAAGTGATTCAGCTCAATCAACTGCCCAGATCCCTGTGGAAAACCAGGTGAATTTGCCTACTAAAGTCAGAAGCAGGCGTAAGATGGACCTGAAAAAACCTCTAAGGCAAAAAGATTCGAAGATGTCTGATAAAGGTTTGGATGATACTAGTGCATCCTTCACTGCACTTTGTGACAAAGCATTCAGTCTTAAG AAAAAGATATCCAGTTGCCTTTCCAACCATCAAGTACGAAGATGGTGTACGTATGAGTGGTTCTACAGTGCAATTGACTACCCTTGGTTTGCCAAAAGGGAATTTGTGGAGTACCTGTATCATGTTGGATTAGGGCATGTTCCAAGGTTAACTCGTGTTGAATGGGGCGTCATAAGAAG TTCTCTTGGAAAACCACGACGATTCTCTGAGCAATTCTTGAATGAAGAAAAGGAGAAACTTAATCAATACCGTGAATCTGTCAGATCACATTATACTGAACTTCGTGAAGGTACCAGGGAAGGGCTACCCACAGATCTTGCTAGGCCTTTGTCGGTAGGGCAACGTGTGATTGCGATCCATCCAAAAACAAGAGAGATACATGATGGAAATGTGCTGACAGTTGATCACTCTAGATGTCGTGTTCAGTTTGACCGACCAGAGCTTGGGGTTGAATTTGTCATG GACATTGATTGCATGCCTCTAAATCCATTTGAAAACATGCCCACATTACTTACAAGGCATGCTGATGCTGTTGATAAGTTTTTTGAGAGCTCTAATGAGCTGAAGATAAATGCACGAGCAAATGAATTTATGCAATTTCCGGCTGGTGACAGCCAAGAGAATGGCGACATTTCCTCTCATTTCTCCCCGCCAAATCATCCCATCAGTAATCTCCTAAAGCAGACAAAG GTGGTTTCAGCAGAAGCTGATATGCAATCTAAATCTGGAGTCATGGAAACGACCGCATTTCAACAGATCGCATATTCAAAGCCTTCTGCTGTCGCTCTGATTCAAGCAAAGGAAGCTGATGTTCAAGCTCTTGCAGAGTTGACTCGTGCACTAGACAAAAAG GATGCAGTTGTTTCAGAGTTGAGGCGCAtgaatgatgatgtcttggaaAACCAAAAGAGCGGCGACTGTTCTCTCAAGGACTCAGAGCCTTTCAAGAAGCAATATGCTGCCGTGCTAATACAGTTAAATGAAGTCAATGAGCAG GTTTCTTCTGCTCTATTTCGCTTGAGGCAGCGGAATACCTATCACGGAAGCATTCCACTTGCTTGGCCAAGGCCAGTTCCAAATTTTGCTGATCCTAGTATTGCGAGCACTTTTGATCGTTGTACAAATCAACCGCAGGAATCAGGATTCCTTGTCAATGAGATAATAGAAAACTCAAAAATCAAATCCCGGACTATGGTAGATGCAGCCGTGCAG GCAATGCTTTCATTTACCGGTAGAGACAACACCACCGAGAAGATTGAGGAGGCTATTGATTATGTGAATGATCGGATTCTACTAGATGATTCTTGCGTGCCAACT tGCATTGATCTGTTGCAGCCACCTGATCTTAAGTCAAAGAATATGTCAGATAGAAATGAAGCAGAAATTCCTTCAGAACTTATCACTAAATGTGTTTCTACTTTGCTTATGATTCAG AAGTGCACGGAACGACAGTTTCCACCCGCTGATGTGGCAAAAGTACTGGATTCTGCTGTAGCAAGCTTACAACCTTGTTGTTCACAGAACTTTCCATTGTATGCTGAAATACAGAAGTGCATGAGAATCATCAAGAACCAAATTCTGGCATTAGTACCAACGTAA